One Phyllopteryx taeniolatus isolate TA_2022b chromosome 20, UOR_Ptae_1.2, whole genome shotgun sequence genomic window, TAGAATGGGTCGCACAAATCTATTAGTAGCGCAGCACTCAAGCTTAAAGCTGAAGTTGTACAACTCTAAAAAGGTTTTGCCACAAAGATGGACGCTCTTTGATGCTGCTGGAGTGTCCTCTAGTGGTCGTGGGGGGGAAAACAAGCAGAATTGAGCCATATTAATGCTTTTggtttacttattttttatttaatttcactttaatttatttaattaaacattCCCCTGCTTTCCATGCTCTTTCCTtttcattatattatttttttacatggaaATTCTATCACCccaatttaacaaaaatatgaatgtgtgtgtcatCTCCTCTCATCACCCTATGGGAAAAAAGCTTgcgttcagatttttttttccttataaaCATTGCCATTACCCAGGACTTTggtaccatcttgtggcatcctaGGCTGTAAAGAACGAGCTCCAAACTCAGGAGCAGATAGGTTTTTCAGTAAATAGCCAAAGATAAGTTACAAATACAAATAGGTGAAAAGCTCAGCGTGAATACgtaggggttcactgtactacaCCATGTTGACCAAAGGGCACGTTTACCTGCGAGTGAGGGTTTGTGGGAGTGGATAGCCGAGGGGACGCTGACAATTAGCCGCTGATCAGGAACAGGGGGGACGCTCCCGCACCGCTCTGAGGGGCTAATTTAAAAATCGTCAAGTGTATGCTTACGTTGTAATTTTGTTTCAGGTCTGCGCAAATAAGTCACCTCGCCTGGGAGTCTGTGCGGTATCGGCCCAGGACCAGCACCTCGTACGGCTTCTTGTGCGGAGAATCCAGCGGAAACACGAACTGACCGTCTGTGGTAACCTGCAAGAGAAAGGTATCACCTGTCGAAACGCCTTCAAAAATAAGCATTTCAAATCCGCTAACATCCTCAGACAAAAACGGGTTCACCCAAAGGACAAACTCCCGAGAAGCAAACTCAGCAATGTTGTTTAAGCAGTGCAGTGCATTGAGGAGTGCAAAACCTCTACATTGGCGAGACTAAGCAGCCTCTGCACAGGCGCATTGCGCAGCATCGGTGGCGGACTTTTCCGGTCCAGAATCAGCGGTTAATTTGCATCCCAAGAAGAAGGgacataatggaaaaaaaacactgacgtgacattttctgttttttttttacctacctTAACCCagaaccattgggccacagcctCCACGCCCCAGTGCGGGTACAGCTCGTCGCGAACGCAGCGCAGGTGGCTGGGCCGGTTGGTCACCCAGGTGACCACCAGACTGCCAGCGGATGCCAAGTGGGATATGGGGAGTCTTTTTAGCTGAGATGAAGGCAAAGAAGTGTATcttccaggacaaaaaaataagggAAACTGTCAATAAAGAGCCAACGCAAGTATCTCTACAaacataaatacagtggtgccttgacttaagagtgccccaacttatgagtttttctaGATACCAGCCATGTCTTGGTTAATTTGTGCTCTGTGCTGTGAGACAATTGGCTGATTATTGGTGCCGATATTCGGCATTTTGAAGCATACTGAAAAAATTGTGCCTCTGATCTTTTCACATGTAGCGCAGCCAAAACTTACCTGTGACTCCTCTTCACAGACTTGTTTTCCCACGGCGGATCCATGACGATGACATCAAACTCGTGTCCATCTGCGGGATGAACCAAGCAACTTTTAACAACTTCTTCTTCCCGCAGGCCTTAAATTCTTTTTGGACTTACATCGGAGGAGCGGCTGCATTCGGGAGAAATCCGAGAGCAGGAACGCCGCGCGTGGAGGGATGACATATTCCTCCCCCATCAGTATCGTCACGGCCGCCTCATCTGCCGGGTTCTCCGTCACGCGGGCGAACAGGTCCAGATGGGACGTGCCGCCACTGCCGTCACAGTCAAGTAGCTGAACACAGTTCTCCTGCTCCCCGTCGTCCACCAAAGGGAGCTCTTTGGCCATGTCGCACAAGCTGGCCAGGTTGCACTCCTGACAGGGAAGGGGGTCCTTCACCGCATCCCTCCCTCCATGCAGATAGCCCAGAAGCTTGGCAGACTCCACCAGGGACTCGGTGCCCTCCAGAATGACGCGTCGGACCTGCATTTACACAAGTAGTTTATCTGCTATCGAAGATGGTGAGATGGTAAAACGAAAATTTTGGGCTTTTGGGGTCAAATTTCAGGATGACCCTAAAATACACTATAACCTTTCGAGGTGAAAtaaatttgaccttctctaaactttccCCGATTTACCTTCTCGTGAAAGGCCTTGGACTCGATCTCTCCCTGGTTGAGTTGACTGTGCTTCTTTCTCTTCCGCTTCTGAAAGTAACAAATCTCAATCAATGGAAATTGACCGTTTTACTCTTTGTAAAATAACTGCactctccccctttttttttttttttttttagctaatgAAGTGGACAGGGACATACATTCTTCCACTGCACTTTTGTTTATAAAAAgtttaatgttcaaaagttTGCCCCTGGACGTCAACATGAAGTAGCCAGGTTTATGAGTTACCTTTGGTGGTCTTTCTAGCGTTTGCGAGGCGTCCCGCTTATCTGAATGTCCATTATTGTCGTTATTATTAATCCCACTCCCATGGCTCTTTAAAATCTGGAAGTACTTGCTATTAAAGCGTCCCTCCATTTCTGATTTCGCCTCCCCTTGCCTTCTAAAACAGCGCACGTAAGCCTGGTCGATAAGCGAGCACGCGTCCAAATGCCACCCGTGTGTGCCCTCCACTAACACCGACATTGTCCAACTAGTAAAGTTTAATAACCAGCAAACGTGGGgttacatttgctgtttttacgAGGTTAGCTTCGGCTCACGATGCCTGCTGCCATTAGCCCCGTCCACAACGTTAGGATCATGGTGCGTTCCATTTCCCTCGGACATCGCAAACTCCCTACCTTCGACAAATTCATGTGCGCTCTAAGTCGGAATGCTATTCGTGAGCACTATACTCACACGTGTTTAACCTATCGAACTTATTCATTTACCTCCATTGCTAAACAACCAACGTATCGTGGTcgtgagtcttttttttctctttacttTCCACCGAATCCAAACTATGCGTCTCCTGAAAATAATGATTTCAGATTTTACGCAACGCAGCAGTAGAACCGAGCGAGCTCATTGGCTCGTTATTTACTTTCGCTTTGTGAAACAGGAAGTGCACGCCAAAGCCAGTTTTAACCACTTaaccaaagaagaaaaaaaatccaggacCATTGAAGGCAAGCGTGtcccaatgttttgttttattaaaataaaaattatggaaaaaaagttaaatgttaCAATGTATCAcacttttgattttaaaatatattaaaaagtcatgatttgttttatttacaattgtaaacaaaatgataataataataacacaatatCGCGTTACGTGATACATGATTTACgtgatttctttaaaaaaaataaaaaatagcaatgAATCTAGAAAAATGGAATGGATGACTggttttcatgcattttttaaataaaaaatgtaaatcgtATTAATAGTTGTGAATAGTTTGCACATCCCTGATTCAAGGCACCCAAAGCCCAGCCTTTTGGCCATTTGTTACGGAGCCCCTAAACGCACACGTGTCAAATCAAGTCCATGTATTAACAATTTCTTTGGCAAATTCAAGTACAAGTATTTCAGCTAAACGTTTACTGGCTATTAGGCAAGCGGGAGCTGGTTAATTGAGCCACATATTAACAGTTTCTATAATACGGCTACCTTGCTGAATTTTTCATCCCGAGTGATTGAGAGTGACGTCATGACCTAAAGGCGGGTAGGGGGTGTCATTCACTGCTGGTGGTGGGGTACACCCAAAACGTCCCATTCAAGGACTTAGGAGTGGAGCTGGGTCGTATCGTCTCCGTTGCCTTCGCGGCTCAACGGAGCGTCGGAAACTTGTTCCAAAGAGATTTGCGGACATTTCAAGCCACCATGAAGAAGTCTTGCATCCGCGTCCTTCCGCTCGTCGTCCTTTTAACATGCGCCCAAGTTGCAAAAGGAACACCCTTCCCACACGGGGGCGCCCACTCCACCGCCGAAATGCGCCAAAGAAACAAGTAAGTtttgaaagactttttttttatggcgcGTAAAAGGTGAGCATCCATCGCGAAGCCAGGCGTGACTAATCGAGCGTTTGGCGCTGCAGAAACTGGTGCGCACACGTCGTGCACAAGAACGTCAGCTGCGCCGTGGTGGCGGGCTCGGAGAGCTTTGCGCAGCCGGAGTTTCTGCCTTGCCGCCTGGAGATGAACAACTGTGCACCACGAGTCATGTAAGCACAAATTGCAATGATTAAAAATGATTCATGTGATGTGATTATCACGTTGTTGCATGCATGGGGGCTGCAACGCTATTATTATGTTGTAGGAATAGAATGGATAAAcagtaccttctgccatctcgtggaagagcatttcattgtgaagcctgtcactatatatcactggcatagatagatgaccaAAGACAGATTATTTGGAGTCAATAATTTTTGAACCAATACAGTGAAATGTGACATAAACTGACCAAAACTGGGCAAATTACTATTCTttcaacagcaaaatatgtaatGCCACACTTGTGTTGGTGTAGCTCATAAAGTAATAAAGTTGTCACAgatgattatttttaaatttttgtccTAACAGTTATGACtgcaattgcatttttttttcactttatgaGCAATATGTTTTTGTGAACGCAATATAAATGGATTAATTGGTTCCATTGTCGCGGGCTTGCCGCTATTTCCCTTGGTTTCTGATTTTGAATTTCAAATGCCGTCCCAATACGGACCACCTCCAAGTTTTCATATGCCGTATTACGTAAAGTCAGGTTTAGATGCGTTTAACCCACGGATGGCCTGAAACAGGGGCTTCCGTGGCCACCGAGAACATAGTGTAAAGGTAGCCTAAAATGATGAACCTGCAGTGCTTATTTGGTTAATTCCCCGCTAGGAGTTCGTCAAGCCCCTGGAATTCATCCAAAATTGCAGCTTCGAAACAATGTGAAAGTTGTGCATGGTAACTTGAGACTTCttcgtgcatcctgttatgaaaAACATGTCCGCCTAATTTTGTGTCAATCTGCGAAACTGGTCTCGGGGCTAATCTTTTTACACGGTGCAAGCTCAAACCCATCgtcaaactttgacaccatgCTCTGCCCAGCTTAGACAGCGTCGGCAAGAAAGCTTCGCAATTTAGCATTGCCCGTCTGTATCTAGTATACTTGCTTCCCCAGCCGATTTCTCATGGTGAAGCCTCAAAATTATAATTCTGAGGGGGCTTATTCGCATGAATTCCGTAGTAGTTCATCAAGacctggaatttgcccaaaatggtaGACTTCCTCTTCGAATTCTGGTATGGGTCCTTGAGAATTTTCCCCCACATGAACGTACAGTACTTAACCGACGATGTGTTTCCTAGATATCGCACGCACTTCAGGCCCATATACAAGTTGGACTACAAGACGGTGACGGAGCTGCAGTGGAGGTGCTGCCCAGGCTTCCAGGGCCACGACTGCATGGAGGTGAAAAGCAGCAACAAGCCGCTCGAGCGAACCCCAGAGAATCAGGCCCCGTTTGCTTCAGGACGCATTCCAGCCGAGCGGACGGACCACCAGGTGGACCCCCGTGGGAACCATCCGTGGCGAAATCCCGGTGGTGCGCCCCGCCTAGAGGATGAGGTTCAGCAGCTCTCCCAGATGGTACTGGACATGCAGGCCAGGATAACCGACTTGTCCTCCAACATGCGGCTGGACTTGCAGGAGGACGCAAGCAAGATCCTGCGTGTGCTGTTGGACCAGATGGGGGAACTCAGCCAGCCCGCCAGCGCTAGAGGTGCCGAGACCAGGACGGTGGACTTGTTCAACGTGGACGAGCTCATGAACAAGATCAGCCTCCTGGAGAGCAGGAGTGACACCTGGAACCATTTGGAGGAACGGGTCAATCGGCACGACGGACAAATTCAGCATCTAATGGAGGACCCCACTGCGCCCCCCTCTGATGGCGACCTGCGGGCCTATGTGGACGAGAACATCCGCGCTTTGAGGAAAGAGCTGACGGAGGGAATGGAAATCAAGCTGGCCGACCTGAAGAACTCTTGCGACTACAAGATCATGTCCATGCACCACGAGTGCGAGGACCAGGAGGAGCACTACCTCAGTCTGACCGAGCTCATGGACTCCAAAGAAAATGACCTCCGCCGCCAAATGCAGGAGCTGAAGACCGAGCTGGAGGAGTCGCAAACCAGAGGGCTTCCGGACTCAATTCTCGACCAACTCAAGGGACTTGTGAACTCTTCTGTGGCGGAGAGGAATCTGAAGCGAGAGCAGGGAGAAGCCCTTGAGGACTTGAAGGAGAAGCtcatttcaatggaagacagagTCAACCGTCAAACTCCGGATGTTCTCCAAAATGAACTAAACACTCTCAGGGGATCTTTGCAAACATTGGAGAACAGCCTAAACACCTCGGACCTTGGACTCTTCAAGGCAAACGTGACGGTCTTGGAGACGAGTCAAAGGACCGCTTCGGAGAAGCTTCAAGCCGTGGAGGGTCGACTTCAAAACTTGGAGAGCCTACATGGCGGACTGAGCGATGTCAAATATCAGGCGGGCAGGCTGGAGGACCTGGGCTGTACCGGGGTCATCAGCGAAGTGAGGCAGCTGGAGGCCGAGAGGTGCCAGAAGGTCCTGAAGGATGTCGCAGAAGTGGCGAGGGAGCTCCAGATCCAGACAGGTAAACTTCAAATGCAACCTGTCACAGGAGAGCCTGAGTCGATCCTTGTACTAGACTCTTTTATAACCATAACCCCCAAAATATGTCAGGTCTCTACTAATTCCACCTTTTTTTTCAGGTAGTACTGTACTTtagtttttgtacaaaaacttACTAATTCATGAGCTAGGTTTAGGGAGGTTAGGGCTAGGGCATTGTTCATCCATAACATCAAACCCATATCTTTTTTTCACATAACCCAAAGAATATTGCAGTTCTCtcttcattctttttttgtacaaaatctgATTAAATCGTGCTGCAAACAGATCCAGGCTCTTGTTGGGGGTTGAGGTGGCTAGGCTTAGGGCCATAGAATATTTGTAACATTAGCATACATGAAGacacattttttgtattattttttatttgttttaagcaACCCAAAGAATATGTCAGCACTTGACTAATTTCAACTGCTTCACGTTTACGAGCGTTCATTTTTGGGCAAAATCCACCAAAAATTGTACCCAAAAGAGAATCAATCTTTACTGTTGTAGGCCTGGTGGCTAGGGTTAGGTCCATAATACAAGTCTATCCATaacttttaataataaaaaaagaaactttttgAGGTAACCAAAAGAATAAGCCAGTTTTCTACGAAGTTTTCTCTCAATTCCAGCGCCTGGTTGCATGTCTTAATCGTTAGGGTTAGGAgcatttatgaaaacaaaaagctttttcaAGTTACCCAAAGAACATGTTTACCCTCCAATCCTAACAATTGCGCAATTAAGCGTGGTCACGCCTCCTTAAAGACACTTCTGGCTTATTAGTGGCGGTCACGTGATGCCGCCACATCTCCCGTCATGTGGCGGCCAGATGCAACCTGGAGTTTATCAACTCATCAAGAAAACATCAGCCCCCACCCGGGCTGCCTGCGGGGTGGGCACACAGAACGGGACAACATACTCACGGGAAACAGCAGCACATTAAAGACATACCAACATACCGAGGCGAACCCACATGTTCCATCAGCGTGCAACTTGTCCCGCCGCACCCCCCGCCATCCCCCGGGGGGAAAAGGGTTATTTACGACAGAAGTCAGTGGAACATGTGCAAGTGTTTTACTGGTGTGCCAAACTAATCATacgagtgactcgctgtggcgacaAAAGGAAAGTTACGACAACTATAGGGATATTAAAAGGACTTTCTTCAGTCAAGAAAGTGCATGACATGCTGCGGTGTTTTGTTAGTGTAGTGGTGACAGGCTActatgggtcttttttttttttttttttttttgatgatcacCTAAAATGTTGAAATTCTGTGAAAATAGAAGTGGGGATGCTttgttggaggaaaaaaattgagGTAAAAGAGatgggaatgaaaaaaaaaaggtcagaaaATTACCTGGAGAAAATTGCGAATTATGaagtaataaaaaagaaagtcataaaataatacaaaaaaagtcataaatgacttggaaaaataaagaaagaaataataataataaataaagaataaagttgtgagTGACCAAAAAGGTCTCAAAATGATGTTGTCACTATTGTGTGAAAAAGGATTGTGATTTAACACACAGAAAAGGGAAAGAAtgagtttttttggtttgttttttgtgcaaaaaaaactcGGAAAATCATATTCTTCCTCGTAATGTTCCGCCTTTTGGGGGTACTGTGTCATTCGTTCTAGTGGTCGTGATGTGCTTTTAAGGCTTTATTTTAGAGTTTGTTGATGTTTTCTACCTAATATGTGCAGAAGTCtgtgtaaatacaattttaaaaatgacacaatTGGCTTCTTTAGTCAAAACAGTGTAATGATATGCTGCTTGTGTCACCAGGTAGCTTTTATTATCATTTCATTAaagctgttttttaaaattgattttaacgtaaaaaaaaaaaataaataaaataaatcagtgtAAATAAAACTAGAGGTGCTATTCTGTCAAAATAAGATTCGTATTCCCCATAGTGCACGATTGGCTGctcagaaagaagaaaaaggtgACAGTGATGTACAGTGCACTTTGTGCCTTAAAAAGACCTGCAGGCTATTATGTTCTTGTCCCGTCTTGTCAACGGTTCACGGGGGTTATCACGCTCGACCGCGTTATCTCCAGCACGGCGACCACTTTAGCCACTGAGGCAGCAAACGTATGACCTTCTTATCAGGTGGCCCAACCACGACGCGCCGTGTTGCTTGGGCTAAACTGCGGGAGCTTGGCTACAATTTAGTagaattttgtacaaaaattatttgtttaaaatttgtatAAACCTGACGTATTCTTACTTCTCTTGATACTGTTTTATGTTAGCGGAGCACAATTTTGTGGGATTTTCGAGAGAATTGAAATGTTCTTTgggttatttgaaaaataatttatgttATGGATATGCTATGCCCTAACCCACAACCCTTAGCTCTAGTTATTTTATATGTGAACTGTGTGTGATTTAGTAGGGTTTTATTCAAAAAGTAAGGCGATGGAATAAGTAGAAAGCCTACTCATCTTTTGGGTGGCCTGAAAAACCTTTGTCCGAAAGTTTCAATGACAGCAATTTGAATGCCATTTTAGTTGAAATGTATACCCCAAAAAATTCAGTGGAAATAGTAGAGCCTTTTGATTTCGATTTCTAATGTATCTGACATACAaatgacagacagatagattaaaaatcctactaaattgtgCTTAGTTCATTCATTTTAGTACAAAATTCTACTAAATTCACAATGCTCAGTCTCTTAAtgaattcctttttttcacaAGTGATGTGACTTATCATAAAGATTTGGAAATAatggcaattttttattttgattttgggCCGGATGTTTCTGAGCTTTTTGTATAATTTCCAACAAAATTGTCAAgtccctttttatttattaccccATTTCGTTGTTGTAATCTTTTCATATAAGAGCCACAAGCTAAACAGGAAGTTTTGCTTAGCGTAAAGTAGGTTTTTCTTTCCATCCCATTATGGGGGGCCCCCCTTATTTCGAGGATAACAACACAGCAAACACATGAGACCCCCTCGGGACCCTCTTGGCTCTTTGTCTCCAGAAGAGATGCACTCGGCCGTGGAAGCTCAAACAcgtgacggggggggggggggaactagaATGCCGAGATAAGCTGTGTGAAGATTTGGAGCAGCCATTTTCCAGCCTCTTGAGATAAGCTCGACGTCAATTCATCTGGAAGTAGAAATCTTGATCTTCGCATCCCAAGTCAATAAGGAGCAGGATCACACTCATTACAAGTGCATTCATTTTTTGTGCACAATTCTACTAAATTGTGACctgtatgcaaaaaaacaacatcaaactgACCTGGAAAAGCTTTGACTTTATCAGAAAGGTTCGACAAAGGCAGTTTAGTCAGTTTATTagaaatctgtaccaaaaaatgaaatttttgggggggggttgccTGAAAAATGATGGATACATACAAAACACTTCTAAATTGTACTCAGTTCAttaattttgtacaaaatcctatTAAATTTACAATGTTTAGTTCAGGTAAAATGACAGCAAGGTGACCTGaaaaagtttcatttttcaTAATGACTGGCAGAAATTTTCTACTAAAACCAGTGCCCCACCTTTTGTACAAAACTGTACTAAAACAGCATTAAGTGCTATTGTTGGTGGATAGTGTTTGGGTCGTAGTATATTTGTAAGAGTCATGAAGCCAAGGACAATAAAACAGCAacgaaaaagaaaatggcagtTCTCTACTAAAGCCTGTGCCTTACTTTTTGTAGAAAATTCTACTAAAATAACATGCAGCACTATTTTTGTGTCTGGTTAGGGCCATAATATATTCATAGCATGCATTAAGACAAAAAGCCTTTTCAAGTGACCCAAAGAATATGTCAGTTCTTGACTAATTTCAAGCGCattacagttttttgtttttattattatttacgaAAATGTCAGTCCTTGTCGCCCTTGCACTCTAGTAATCAGTCATTTTGAAATTAAAGCCATGAACATTTGATGAAATCTGGAAACATTTTCTGTGAGAAAAGAACAGAATGTTGAGCGAACAAACAAGTCTTAGCAAAGAGgctgtgttgtgtttgtttggaaaaacaaaatcaaagagaggttgtattttcactcagGCTCGCCGTCAGTCACGGGAAGCGGCGCTGATTGAACACACATGCTCCGCTTTCTAATGGCCCCCACTCGTGTTGAGCAATGCCTTTTGGCTTTCACACACGCATCACGCCTCGCCGCTTACACGGGCCTGTTGCtgtttatacatacagtatcgaAGTGAGTCATCACTTCTTGCCGCAATTTAGTAGGCTTTTGGACAAAAAGTAATGCAGTTGAGACGAGTCGAGAGCTGACATATTTAAGTTACTTGAAAATTATTTAGATTGGATGTTATTAATATACTGTGCCCTGTCCCTA contains:
- the emilin2b gene encoding EMILIN-2 isoform X1 produces the protein MKKSCIRVLPLVVLLTCAQVAKGTPFPHGGAHSTAEMRQRNKNWCAHVVHKNVSCAVVAGSESFAQPEFLPCRLEMNNCAPRVIYRTHFRPIYKLDYKTVTELQWRCCPGFQGHDCMEVKSSNKPLERTPENQAPFASGRIPAERTDHQVDPRGNHPWRNPGGAPRLEDEVQQLSQMVLDMQARITDLSSNMRLDLQEDASKILRVLLDQMGELSQPASARGAETRTVDLFNVDELMNKISLLESRSDTWNHLEERVNRHDGQIQHLMEDPTAPPSDGDLRAYVDENIRALRKELTEGMEIKLADLKNSCDYKIMSMHHECEDQEEHYLSLTELMDSKENDLRRQMQELKTELEESQTRGLPDSILDQLKGLVNSSVAERNLKREQGEALEDLKEKLISMEDRVNRQTPDVLQNELNTLRGSLQTLENSLNTSDLGLFKANVTVLETSQRTASEKLQAVEGRLQNLESLHGGLSDVKYQAGRLEDLGCTGVISEVRQLEAERCQKVLKDVAEVARELQIQTGVTVEAGPPLLVPPSPVDTPPQTPLATETGEAGAPGRRTLSTKLPKGTHGSTAPVLGFAGAPASPVKLVEPLPYTLPSVAADAAARHKQDKISFSAGLALPPIHSKVGVVRFDTVLVNDGGHYDPSTGLFTAPVDGRYLLSAVLAAQPGTKMEAVLSVDQRVVHRFHSRGGAAREPCPGLCAPASVTLVVSMRRGERAALSLTAGELASASAHTLSSFSGVLLYPSSR
- the emilin2b gene encoding EMILIN-2 isoform X2 codes for the protein MKKSCIRVLPLVVLLTCAQVAKGTPFPHGGAHSTAEMRQRNKNWCAHVVHKNVSCAVVAGSESFAQPEFLPCRLEMNNCAPRVIYRTHFRPIYKLDYKTVTELQWRCCPGFQGHDCMEVKSSNKPLERTPENQAPFASGRIPAERTDHQVDPRGNHPWRNPGGAPRLEDEVQQLSQMVLDMQARITDLSSNMRLDLQEDASKILRVLLDQMGELSQPASARGAETRTVDLFNVDELMNKISLLESRSDTWNHLEERVNRHDGQIQHLMEDPTAPPSDGDLRAYVDENIRALRKELTEGMEIKLADLKNSCDYKIMSMHHECEDQEEHYLSLTELMDSKENDLRRQMQELKTELEESQTRGLPDSILDQLKGLVNSSVAERNLKREQGEALEDLKEKLISMEDRVNRQTPDVLQNELNTLRGSLQTLENSLNTSDLGLFKANVTVLETSQRTASEKLQAVEGRLQNLESLHGGLSDVKYQAGRLEDLGCTGVISEVRQLEAERCQKVLKDVAEVARELQIQTGVTVEAGPPLLVPPSPVDTPPQTPLATETGEAGAPGRRTLSTKLPKGTHGSTAPVLGFAGAPASPVKLVEPLPYTLPSVADAAARHKQDKISFSAGLALPPIHSKVGVVRFDTVLVNDGGHYDPSTGLFTAPVDGRYLLSAVLAAQPGTKMEAVLSVDQRVVHRFHSRGGAAREPCPGLCAPASVTLVVSMRRGERAALSLTAGELASASAHTLSSFSGVLLYPSSR